A single window of Nyctibius grandis isolate bNycGra1 chromosome Z, bNycGra1.pri, whole genome shotgun sequence DNA harbors:
- the LOC137676264 gene encoding LOW QUALITY PROTEIN: apolipoprotein B-like (The sequence of the model RefSeq protein was modified relative to this genomic sequence to represent the inferred CDS: inserted 2 bases in 1 codon; substituted 2 bases at 2 genomic stop codons) yields the protein MKNIMQNNADKVYTFAVKQMDQIDTKLRTAANEASGKYQETKFKAKQVYQKAADQAQQFDYQRTKAKLLDATIDIIEEYHKRIKHLIDSAIEFLKTTKFQVPGLSEKNSGEEIYLTTTEKAAKNADLCLSKLQEYFDVLIAAVNELEVRVPASETILRGRNVLDQIKEMLKHLQEKIRQTFATLQEADFAGSLKQPKQVVQQLFQKVEEIVRSLQSKNFGNTKVQTQQLYKDAMASDYAEKLRSFAEDVKKYTSQFKDFSQKTFQDLSEKLHQLLLYVKALREEYFDPTTLGRSVKYYEVEDKVLGWLKNLIDTLVGXHNKDVGGLAASITCLTDQVGELVEKYSQKYGDLITDIEGKGEQVMELSSAAQEKIQYWSAAAKRKIDEXNKQVKEKLQEIYGQLSHSQEKLISKAKMLIDLTAENYSAFLQYISELLRWLEQVTAESIKPYIAVCQGELRINVPKPFDWQSIYQTPQKSXEALRKKVELTRTLMQQGIEQGSRKWEEMQRFVDEQLATKQLSLQQIMENIQKKMKRKLMNSGNNIKK from the exons ATGAAGAATATCATGCAGAATAATGCTGACAAAGTATACACATTTGCTGTAAAGCAAATGGATCAAATAGATACTAAGCTTCGCACAGCTGCCAATGAGGCCTCTGGCAAATATCAGGAGACGAAGTTCAAAGCTAAACAGGTATATCAAAAAGCAGCAGACCAAGCTCAACAGTTTGACTatcaaagaacaaaagcaaagcttttggATGCTACTATTGACATAATAGAAGAGTATCACAAGAGAATAAAACACCTAATTGATTCAGCCATTGAATTcctgaaaaccacaaaattcCAGGTCCCTGGGCTGTCTGAAAAGAACAGTGGTGAAGAAATATACCTTACGACtacagagaaggcagcaaaaaatgctgatttatgcCTTTCAAAACTTCAGGAGTACTTTGATGTCTTGATTGCAGCTGTCAATGAGCTGGAAGTCAGAGTTCCTGCTTCTGAAACAATTCTTAGAGGTCGTAATGTACTTGATCAAattaaagaaatgctgaaacatttgcaggaaaaaatcAGGCAGACATTCGCTACGCTCCAGGAAGCTGACTTTGCAGGAAGTCTTAAGCAACCGAAACAAGTAGTGCAACAACTTTTTCAGAAGGTAGAAGAAATTGTTAGAAGCTTGCAATCCAAAAATTTTGGAAACACCAAAGTCCAAACTCAACAGCTGTACAAAGATGCAATGGCTTCAGATTATGCAGAGAAACTGAGATCCTTTGcagaagatgttaaaaaatacacttctcAGTTTAAAGATTTTAGCCAGAAGACATTCCAGGACCTTTCAGAAAAGTTGCACCAACTGCTCCTCTATGTAAAGGCATTGCGAGAGGAATATTTTGATCCAACTACACTTGGGCGGTCAGTGAAATACTATGAGGTGGAAGACAAGGTACTAGGATGGCTGAAGAATTTAATAGATACATTAGTGGGTTAGCACAACAAGGACGTTGGAGGTCTTGCTGCCTCGATTACATGCCTGACAGACCAAGTAGGAGAATTGGTGGAAAAGTACAGCCAGAAATATGGTGACCTTATAACTGATattgaaggaaaaggagaacaggTCATGGAGCTCTCGTCTGCTGCTCAGGAAAAAATCCAGTATTGGTCTGCAGCTGCTAAGAGGAAAATCGATGAATAGAACAAGCAAGTCAAAGAAAAACTCCAGGAGATCTATGGGCAGCTTAGTCATTCCCAAGAAAAGCTAATCAGCAAGGCCAAAATGTTAATTGATCTAACTGCAGAAAATTACTCTGCATTCCTGCAATATATCTCAGAGCTTCTTCGCTGGCTTGAGCAAGTAACAGCTGAGAGCATAAAGCCATATATAGCTGTTTGTCAAGGAGAGCTTAGAATAAATGTGCCCAAGCCGTTTGACTGGCAATCCATTTACCAAACACCCCAAAAAAG AGAGgcactcagaaaaaaagtggaacTAACACGCACACTGATGCAGCAAGGCATTGAGCAAGGCTCCaggaaatgggaagaaatgcaaagatTCGTTGATGAACAACTTGCCACCAAGCAACTGAGTCTTCAGCAGATTATGGAAA atatacaaaaaaaaatgaagagaaaattaatgaattCTGGAAATAAcatcaaaaagtga